CCCCAAAGACAGAATAgttcaaagaaaaaagatatgTACTAACATCCTTAATTCTCTTAATGTCTAATTTATTCACCATAGTGAAGCAGTATTTCTCATTAATAATTTTCCAACATTGTTTCATTTAGTAATTTTCAATGGAGTTACTACCTCAACTTATTAGTACACAGAACATAATTTATAGCCACAGGTCATATATACCCATGACTATACTAGGATGCTCAGGAACTTCTCACTAAAGAATATGAAATGAGGGTGATTGATCCCCTCTTTGGCACAAGGAAGCCAGTTTTTTGGCAAGTGGGTGGTGTCCTGGGGActgtacccagggcctcactcatgctacgcaagcattctaccactgagctacaatcccagtcattttttcttttgagataaggtctcattaagttgccaaggttgaccTCACACTTGTGGCCTCTGGTCTCAACTTCctggggattacagatgtgcatcactgaACCCCATTGAGGTCAAACTTTTACAGAGCACAATTCTTAATATTTGTCTCCATGTCCTGTATATACACCTGGTGGTAACTTGATGACTCAATTAAGTTGCcctttatgaaggtcattagtaATTTTAATCTGCCCAAAAGTAACTAAAATGAGACTacttatttcttctgaaaaataaagagCCAGTGAAATTACATGGACCTTGCacttttcctttattccttcttCAAGCAATCTTACGTTTAAGGCTGAATGTCAATCTAGATATCAGGAATTTTGACAAATAACTTGAGCAATCTGAACCACTGGATGCCTACAACAATAACAGTGTAGCTCTTGGTAGACGGTGTTCAGCAGGttcaaaaccttaaaaaaaatttttaataggtTCACTTGCACTAAAAAGCTAAAAAGATCAGGTCTCTCTGCCACACTGATTAACCCATGCTTGTCAATTCTTCTTAACCATATTTGACTAACTTCTACTGATTATGtttctaaaaatacatttaatctaaCAAATATGAAAAGGAATTTAAATCAGGGAGGTCTTAAAGACAAAATTTTGGAAACAGCtacaacatatatattaaaaagtcatATTTACAGTTTTGTGTAAAAATCCAGGTTAGTACTTCTTTAAAATATCACAACAAATAGGTCATTTAATAagttctaaaatgaaatttataattatcttcttgCATTTGGCTTAAGTCACTTACCTATCCATTAAAGCATCTTCAAGTAATGGTGTTACAGCATAAATGTAGTCTTTTCCCATTTCACCGATATATTCAAACAAAAAGGAGAGTGATTTTAACACTCCATTTTGAACATTCAGTTCAGGAACTCTGTATTCATTCATTAAGGCAGGAAGTACTGTGAAGGGTGAACATGTTTCAGCAACAATAGCTATTGCTACAGTGGTACAAACTCTGTTCTGCCTTTCCTGAACCTTGAGGTTGTTTAAAAGCGTAGCCAATACATCATGAGggctggggaaaaaaacaaacaaacaaacaaacaaaaattccaaaaTGTATCAGCAAGCTGTTATATTACAAGTCaaaatttttcagagagaaaggggaaaaatgcAAAGACATCAAACAATTAATCCCTGGGAATTCAGTAATACTTGAGTCAATAGCAATACTGTTTCTACTAAGAACTTCATATAAATTGTCAGTTTTtaattcaaatggattaattttcaaatataactttcagtttttaaattttttgaaatataaatttaattaaatgtttaattcTTTGAGTGGTCAAAACAGACATCAGCGCTACGGAACTTTATGGGGGAAGTAATATCCAAAAATCTCATCTCCCATATTCAAACATACCTAGTTTGTTTCTCTTATCTTCCCTCCCACATACATTTACtatatctgttcttttttttttttttaaatactggggattgaactcagaggcacgtACTTgactactgagatacatccccagtcttttgttttgagacagactggccttgaacttgcaatcttctgtcttagcctctcaATACcctatgccaccacacccagctacttTAAGGCACTTCTTTTTGCCACACCTTTGAGGAACACACTAGGGGGCTAAAAAGTTCACATAATAGTTATTCATTGCAAACTTCTTGATTATATCAACCACTAAAATAATTATTACTCTTACccaaaaaataagaggaaaaagcaTGTGTTTGTGCTGGGGACAAGGGTGATGCTACCTAATTAATCTGATATTTGTgtatttctagaaaatattttcttagctaCTAAGCTACATGTATGTGAAGTATCTACATTACTGATTCTCCTACCTTGGTTCTAATGAAGAAGTAAATAACCACAGATTATCAATAAAACAGTTGTAATTCAATTAAATCTGTGGGTTAATCTAGAAATGACTTTTTTAcatacattgttttatttatctttatgttgtgctgaggattgtacccagggcctcgcacgcacatgcaaggtgagcgctcttccactgagccacatccccagcctaaggaataacatttttaaaaaaacacataaagtACCAATGAAACATGAATCATGATGATGGTGATATTAAGAATTTGccttttatcatattttaagcaatataaaaagaaccaaaaaaaaaaccctgaaattatTCTGATAATGGAAATGCTTCCTTCCCTGAAACTTTTAAAGCTTCCcatctattttaattaaaaatttaagaaaatgttttaaaatttggtaagtccataaaataaagaattaccCAACTGCATTAAGTGTAGTATATCTCAAGAGGTTTCTACATGGAAGCATTTTCCAACACTTCAATTGTTTATTATAAGctaataaaaaactgaaaataatactTACCCAATGGCTTTTGCAATATAACCAAATGTGTTGACTGTAGCTCTACGAATAGCCTTTTTGTGAGCTTTTAAGAGCTCTAAAAGCTCAAAGCAAATCCTCATCCACTCTCTTGCAGAGACATATTCAGCTCCcctaattaaaaagaagaaatttttttgcagtgttgaggttgaacccagaaccttgtacaTACCAAGTAAACATAACTAAGGTAAGCCCCTGTTCTTAAGTTTTAATAGGTAAATTTGCAGGTTTCAGTTCTAAAAACATAATTAACTCATTTTAATCACTAAATAAGTTATTATTTACTCTTCAGAAAAGTTGGTTGTGTTAGAACTATACTGCTACTCCCCATTACTAGCTGAACTAAAATTTgactaaaaatatgaatattggaTAGCCTGAACATATACACTTACATCAACACCACTAAACAAATTTATCTAACTGCAAAATGGTCAAATCTGAGAACCAATACTGCTTATAAAAATGTTTAGGTATTCTGCTTACCTGTCAGCAATACGTCCAACAAGATCAATACAGTTCTCTTGTACTTTTTCATGCCTGTTCTTTAAGATGGGGGTGAGTCTAGGCAGCAGATCTTTAATTGGTGGGGTCATCTTATGCATACCTATTTAATAGAAGTCAAAAAACTATCAATTAACATTTGAACTTTTGAACCGCaacctttgctcattttttcttttacttttcaatGTGATACACATGACTAGGCATAAATATAAACTTGCAGCTGCCTATGGAAAGAGAAAACCCCAGGTTTTGACCAGTCTCAGAAttgcttttaactttttattaacaACTTCTGATTATGcgtagaaatgaaagaaatcagtGAAGTGAATTAAGAATGATGGAtactcaataacaaaaaaaaattttatttggttctGAAATGTATTTGTACACTGACATTTAAATATGGGGACAGCTTATGTTCCGGCCATACACAACAATATAAGCCAGAGGTAGACATgtaaattaaagcaaaattttccaGAAAGGGCCCCCTTACCCTTTAACTGCAAAACAAAGAGATCTCCAGTCTCCCTGCAATGCAGGGCATACTTGGATGGTATTTACACctatgaagagagaaaaaaggaggcAGCTGGCAGGGGCTCTTGCTCTAACTAGATTGCTTGCTCTGATTCTCTCTCCATTGTTTTTCCCATGTTTCCCTAACCAACCATACGGTTTATAACTCCCTGAAAACCAGAGCCCCACAGGTAGCCAAGTAACTATCTTCGGCAAGTCACTACCTTTGGAGTATAGAGGACTGGGATGAATTGGgaattatatgcaaatacaatAGTTGAAAGATCGATAAAATAAATAACCTGACTAAAATGAGAAAACCAGTGGCTATCACAGCCAGCTCTTTTGACCTCTTGCTAAGTTATTTCTGACCCGCTAAGCCCAAAAGGAATTACTTTTGGCATTATGTTCAATTACAAGgggaaataaaacacaagatGCCAAATGCTTGCTTTATCATACTtccctaatagaataaaaagctTTGCTCTCCATACCCaagattatttgtttttacttggaTTAAAAAACCAAATGGAGTTTCAAAGACTTGGGTATAAAAAGACAAGATATAATTTAATCAGTTcacttttcttcctaatttttggtttgttttttgtttttgcagtactgggtatcaaacccagggcctcatgcatgctaggcaagtgctctaccactgagctataaattCCCAGTTTTTCCTAGTTATGTTCTTTGAACTGATggcaagcaaaacaaaaaacaaaacaaaataaaaccccaaCATGTCACAATAACTGAGGCTGAAtacttaaaatttcattgtaAAACTAAATTCAAACTTCAGAGTTGTCCTCTCCCTTGCAGAACATGACAATATTTTCAGCTAACAGACTAGTTCTACTAGGTCCTCTGCTCCATGACTTTAAGGCTTTGTGAGTTATAACTACTTCCACACCTCACAGGCCCTAAACTTgccccttttctcttttaaagtaaaatataagtgAACTTAGAGAAGATTTTTGTGATATCTTCCAACTTAACTATAATCTTgaagtgcttttaaaaaaaaggtaacatAAAATCACCTAATTCCTAATATGTTTCCACAATTTActttcaaaaatacaaagaaagttaaaaaacaacaaattctTACATGACCAGCAAATTTCATACCTATTACATTTACAATTGCCTTCAGAGCTCCAAGAATGCTGCCCAATACTTCAGGGTACTCTTCACCCAAATATTCATACAACACAACACCCAAGTGCCCCATCAATTTTTcctataataaaagaaataacattaaaatattactatttacATTAAACTGCTTGTTTAAGAAACAAGAATCTGGTGCAAAATTTACCTCTTGACAAGTCTTCATGACCACAGCAGTTCGAGAAATCAAGTCAGCTGCCTGTTGCCTAACTTTTGCTGATTTGTTATTTAAACGCCACAAGACTGTACCACAGATCTGAGGCAAGTATGGTTTGACTCGTTTGCCAAGAGCATTGACCACTGTGCCAAAGCCATTCAACATTACTGAGTCCTGTAAAACAAAagtcaatttttatataaaaatacatacacaagCACCAAGAACCAGAATTTAGTTTCCTTGTGACTGACAGTTGGTACATAGTAAAATTCAACTTTTTCCAACTATTCAaacatttgtcttttaaaaaatatcaaatccAAAAACTTCAGGTAAAAGAATATTTTGGTAAATGAGAATATGGACATTCTAAAaaatgaagccaggtgcagtagcacacagtaatcccagctactctggagactgaggcaggaggattaagacTAGCTTCACAATTTACTGAGACCccacctcaaaattaaaaaaaaaaaaaaaaaaaaaagaattagtagaaTTAGTAGTGTTGTTCAGTAGTACAGCATCCCTGGAATCActccccaacactgaaaaaaagaatgaaaaacttaTTGTGAACTTAATTACGTTATTTTTAGGTAATTTGcttgaaaagtaaaaatgtttttgaaaatcactagcaattttccataataattaACTTCATACTAATCAGTTATCATTACCTCTGTAGTCTGTTCTTGGAAAGCATAAAGAATACCATCAATCAGTTGTTCTTCAAGTTTGTGATCAATATCTGCTGCTCCCAAGTTGCCCATAATTTTCTCAATTGTTTCCATCACCATTTTTCGGTACTGCTCAGCTTCATCTTTCAGATCATCCACAATCCTAGATATAATTTCTGCTGCACCTACTTTATTTGCCAACTCCACAGTAGTATCAACTaactaaaaagacaaataaataaataaataaatctactgTTCAAGGAAATAAAGCAGTATAATGAAAACCCAATGTTCTAAATATACTACTTAGCTAATAATCACACTGACAATGATTAACTCCTACTTATTAAACTTCAAGAGAAAAGTGACTAAAAAACTTAAATGAGTCTAAGTCAGTCAAGGTACTCAAGGCAAAATTATACCCATGTTTAAGCGAGCCAGAAAAACCACTGAATTTACTAGACAAAGACATCAATTCACAGTTAAGTATTTATCTCAACGTAAAATCAAAGTGGAAGTTAACTGGCTTTTGAAAATGTATCTTCCTCCACAATCAAAAACAAATGAACTGtgaaataatcaaaacaaaaaataatctgtAACATGCATTTAAACTGACTAAAGGAACAATCAAAAGACTtttgaccctttttttttttttttaaaataaaggcttACCTGTCGGTAATTTCTTCTATCCAAAGCCATTCTGTGCTGCCAAAAGTGtttaaagaaaggaggaaggatcTCTGTTTTAATATAGTTTGCTTCTACACCATCTGTCCCACAACATTGTTTTACCACctgaaaggttaaaaaataataataaatcaaacaGAGTACTGGTGAAACCATCAATAAGTTTTTTCAAACAAATGCTACAAAATTCTCTTTGACCATCAAAGAAGCCCAATTTCAACCCCCGCAATCTGAAACTATCTGAAATAAATACCTTCAGCacaattttcttcatttcttcatcaGGAGACTGGAATTCCCGAATAAGGATTAACATCACTTCTCTAGTATAGTAGTTGGCATATTCTGCATCCATAAGAGGAATAAGATACCCAATAGCCTTTAAGAAAGCAGCCAAACCCTATTTTAAGGTAAAAAACATATAATTTAGTAAATTAGGTTTACCTTGCTTTAATGTTCAGGGGTGGCTATCAAAAACAATCTAATTAGTAGATTTACCTTTCCTCTGTGTTGCCGGATACCCTTCCATAGAGGCTTTAGCACAGAATCAAAAGATTCGATACCATAAGGAGTTGCTGCTTCAGCCAAGGCAGCAATGGCCAAAGCACTTATGGTCCGAACTTTCTGCTGCTCATCAACAAGACCTATAAAAACAAGCACAGATTTTTAACTATGTACCAACACTTAATCTCCACAATATCATCCATATTCTAGCAATATATTTAACCATTCAGACAAACTATAGAATCTCCACTTCAGATAAAATTGCCAGAATAAAAAGCCAGAATAAAGCAAGTGTGTTAGCAGATATTATTATAAATCCTACTACAAAACATGAGGAGTTTATATGTAGTCATAAGCCTTTCTATTATTTCCCCAAGTCAGTAGCCCAAATTTCAGGATAGCTATCctataaaaaacaaaagttataaTACAACTTACCATGCTCAATAATTTCAACTAAACTTCTGAGATGTGGTAAGATGGCACAGCCCATTAGAATAGCTATTTGCTGTACAATCTTAATACCGGTGTGTCTCGCTTGCCAAGACTTTTTACTTTTGCACACAGCTTTTAAGAAGGGTAATAAAGAAGGAATGCCCAAGGCAGAGGCTACAACAGCAAAAGCTCTGGCTGTTGTGTTACGGACATACTCATCCATGTTATCTATATCAGGTCTCATGGTAGAGATCATAGTAGCTAGACCAGCAGcctaaaaggaaaagataaaaggagAGTCTGAGTTGGTACATTATTCTTGATCATTTCCTTCTATAATCAAAACTTTTATAATCAAAAAAAGATGCAAACTTTCTTCTCTAGAAATTTAACATATTACCTTTGCCAAATTAGAAATAATCTCTCGGCCTTCCACTCTAGCATAGTAATCTTCATCAATCAACAGTGGTTCAATGACCACaagaatctgaaaaagaaaaggaactacATTTTGACATCAATTACTGATGCCCCCATAAAACAAATAGGAAATTTATAGTTAGCAGGGCTTCATTAAGCAAGGGACTAATTAAGAATTAAGTACACAATTTCAACCCCCCAATACAGATGAAAAACTGAGAATATTAATCATGCAGACTgacaaatatatcttttaaaacttGCACATACATTAAGCACTTTGTAATTAAATTACTATCATGAAAAAAATGGTTCTGTACActaaatataatagaaatatacCTATTTCTCATCATAACCTAATActaataatatgaataatataaaCAATTATGGTAAAGACGGCTAAACATTCCACCAACATGTACCTGTAACATATAGCTGTGTACATGTTACATTTGTAACACATGCCTCTGCAAAGAAAAAGATGTGGAAGGATAGGCAAATTTAACCTAGCTAGGTTAACTATGAGCATCTTTTACGGGGGTAAACTTTGGTTCTCTACTATGAAATATATACagaatcagctttttttttttttttaagcaacctTTCCAGACTACACTAAAAATATCCATGAATtccttttattctaaaaaaaaataaaaatattgaattattaGAAACATTATTTGAGGAGAGCAACAAACCTTGTGCACATACGGTCGTACTAAGTCATCAAGTTTGTATAATATTCTATCAATAACTTTTACAAGTAAATGACGCTCTTGATCCTCAAGTGTAGGAGACATCAACAGGGGAAGAATTTGATTAAATAAAGGTCCAGCTCCAAATTCACGAGCTTTATCTGTAATCTGACGCAATGCAGCCTGGGGAAAAAGAGTACAAGTTatgtttacttaaaaattaagcattttattttatttttttaaagagagagtgaaagagagagaattttaatatttattttttgtcaaaaTTACTTTGAAGTTTGAACACGAGAGAAATtcaatgtttttaattaattacaaaagggcaataataaaattatagaagcacagaagtgtgtatgtgtgtctgtgtatgtgccTTCATTTCCCCTAAGTCCCTTCTACCTTTGAAACACATAAAGATGTTAATGTAGTTCTTCACATAACTCCACTAATTACCTTCAAGTCTTAAGCACATTTTACAGCCACaagaacaaaacaattttttatttttcgaaCTCCTTTTTAAAGTAGAAAGTTCTTTCACTAGAAAAAATGCTGGAGATGTAGTGTGGTAGTGCAGCAAtaactagcatgtgcaagaccctggtttTGATCCCACCACCACAAAttaaaccaaccaacaaaaaaaaactaaatcctgtgatggggatatagttcagtaataAAAGAGTGCTTCTCATACTACCTACCTTCCTTTCCATCATGCAATGCCCCAATAAAGATGAAGAGGATAAATATAAATTCCTTAACATACCAATATAATGAACATAATTAAAGATTTAGCAAACTGGTACCTACCTTTCTCATTGGAGGTGttccattcttaatttttaaaagcaatttcattatttttctctctttttgttcttCTGGACTAAGTGTTGATTCATCAACATCAACCtagtaaaagaatatttaaaggaaGGTCAATATGTTATGATTTATAACTATGACACAAAAAATAGTAATTAATTTCTGCTATTACTACTTACCAATAGCTTATCAAAGTACTGAATATCATCtggttttaaaaatggaagatttCCAGATGGTTGGTCATTAACACTCTTCATAGTTCTATCTTCAGTTTGCATGTGGAATCCAGTCATACCACCCAAAGGTGTTGGAGTTGCAGTCAGTTTTCGAGCTGGAGTTCGAATAGGAACATAACCAGCTGGAGGGGGAAGTACCTAATAGAATTATAAAACAGTTTAGAATTTTCTTCACTTTATAAATTGAAGAATAACAATAATGAGTAACACTgcgcttaaaatatttttgtttattagcTAGGAAGCATTTTAGTTACTCGGAGAAACAAATTACCACCCATCCCACTGTTCTATTTTAATTAGAAGTTTAAAATACTTGTGGCAAATATTCATATTTCACCAGGTATGGTGTCATACTCcagtaattccagagacttgggaggctgggacagttgtagcctaggcaacttagcaagactgtgtctcaaaaataaaaagggtcaggagtatagctcagtgataaagcaaccctggattcaatccccttaCCCCATCCCCACAgaaaagccaatttttttttaaaattcatagttcTCATCTGCTAATTAAAAATGAGAGTATAGGGAAATGAAAAATCTGAGGAAGGCTTATAAACTTCTGATCACTGTCAAACATTAATctagctgggagtggtggtacatgcctgtaatcccaacaattcctgaggctgaggcaggaggattcgaAGTCTGCGCTAagtcaacaacttagtgaaatcttttctcaaaaatttaaaaagggctagggatgtagctcagaggtaaagtttccctggattcaatgcccTATAAACCACCCCCAACAAATTTATCTATAAAAACATATTGAtaataccaaattaaaaattcagaaataataaaatctaaGTCACTGATTTCCAAAAAAGCTGTATTAGAACAAAtaacatatgtattcatataaatggaaaaaagctcatatataatgtataaaaggTTATATATAACTGAGGTAATAAAATAGAACACTCACATAAACCCCTACACtatcaaaacaaatttttaagtcTAAACTAAAAATTTAGTTAAATGCATGAAtactaaaaccaaaatatttactaGAGTTCTGTAAAACATACCACCTAATTAAATCTTTTGTAAAACCACCAGAATTTCCAAAATGTgggctaaaaaagaaaaagatttgtttttttaaagctgatACAAGAACTTT
This window of the Ictidomys tridecemlineatus isolate mIctTri1 chromosome 7, mIctTri1.hap1, whole genome shotgun sequence genome carries:
- the Sf3b1 gene encoding splicing factor 3B subunit 1 isoform X2, with amino-acid sequence MAKIAKTHEDIEAQIREIQGKKAALDEAQGVGLDSTGYYDQEIYGGSDSRFAGYVTSIAATELEDDDDDYSSSTSLLGQKKPGYHAPVALLNDIPQSTEQYDPFAEHRPPKIADREDEYKKHRRTMIISPERLDPFADGGKTPDPKMNARTYMDVMREQHLTKEEREIRQQLAEKAKAGELKVVNGAAASQPPSKRKRRWDQTADQTPGATPKKLSSWDQAETPGHTPSLRWDETPGRAKGSETPGATPGSKIWDPTPSHTPAGAATPGRGDTPGHATPGHGGATSSARKNRWDETPKTERDTPGHGSGWAETPRTDRGGDSIGETPTPGASKRKSRWDETPASQMGGSTPVLTPGKTPIGTPAMNMATPTPGHIMSMTPEQLQAWRWEREIDERNRPLSDEELDAMFPEGYKVLPPPAGYVPIRTPARKLTATPTPLGGMTGFHMQTEDRTMKSVNDQPSGNLPFLKPDDIQYFDKLLVDVDESTLSPEEQKERKIMKLLLKIKNGTPPMRKAALRQITDKAREFGAGPLFNQILPLLMSPTLEDQERHLLVKVIDRILYKLDDLVRPYVHKILVVIEPLLIDEDYYARVEGREIISNLAKAAGLATMISTMRPDIDNMDEYVRNTTARAFAVVASALGIPSLLPFLKAVCKSKKSWQARHTGIKIVQQIAILMGCAILPHLRSLVEIIEHGLVDEQQKVRTISALAIAALAEAATPYGIESFDSVLKPLWKGIRQHRGKGLAAFLKAIGYLIPLMDAEYANYYTREVMLILIREFQSPDEEMKKIVLKVVKQCCGTDGVEANYIKTEILPPFFKHFWQHRMALDRRNYRQLVDTTVELANKVGAAEIISRIVDDLKDEAEQYRKMVMETIEKIMGNLGAADIDHKLEEQLIDGILYAFQEQTTEDSVMLNGFGTVVNALGKRVKPYLPQICGTVLWRLNNKSAKVRQQAADLISRTAVVMKTCQEEKLMGHLGVVLYEYLGEEYPEVLGSILGALKAIVNVIGMHKMTPPIKDLLPRLTPILKNRHEKVQENCIDLVGRIADRGAEYVSAREWMRICFELLELLKAHKKAIRRATVNTFGYIAKAIGPHDVLATLLNNLKVQERQNRVCTTVAIAIVAETCSPFTVLPALMNEYRVPELNVQNGVLKSLSFLFEYIGEMGKDYIYAVTPLLEDALMDRDLVHRQTASAVVQHMSLGVYGFGCEDSLNHLLNYVWPNVFETSPHVIQAVMGALEGLRVAIGPCRMLQYCLQGLFHPARKVRDVYWKIYNSIYIGSQDALIAHYPRIYNDDKNTYIRYELDYIL
- the Sf3b1 gene encoding splicing factor 3B subunit 1 isoform X1, which codes for MNARTYMDVMREQHLTKEEREIRQQLAEKAKAGELKVVNGAAASQPPSKRKRRWDQTADQTPGATPKKLSSWDQAETPGHTPSLRWDETPGRAKGSETPGATPGSKIWDPTPSHTPAGAATPGRGDTPGHATPGHGGATSSARKNRWDETPKTERDTPGHGSGWAETPRTDRGGDSIGETPTPGASKRKSRWDETPASQMGGSTPVLTPGKTPIGTPAMNMATPTPGHIMSMTPEQLQAWRWEREIDERNRPLSDEELDAMFPEGYKVLPPPAGYVPIRTPARKLTATPTPLGGMTGFHMQTEDRTMKSVNDQPSGNLPFLKPDDIQYFDKLLVDVDESTLSPEEQKERKIMKLLLKIKNGTPPMRKAALRQITDKAREFGAGPLFNQILPLLMSPTLEDQERHLLVKVIDRILYKLDDLVRPYVHKILVVIEPLLIDEDYYARVEGREIISNLAKAAGLATMISTMRPDIDNMDEYVRNTTARAFAVVASALGIPSLLPFLKAVCKSKKSWQARHTGIKIVQQIAILMGCAILPHLRSLVEIIEHGLVDEQQKVRTISALAIAALAEAATPYGIESFDSVLKPLWKGIRQHRGKGLAAFLKAIGYLIPLMDAEYANYYTREVMLILIREFQSPDEEMKKIVLKVVKQCCGTDGVEANYIKTEILPPFFKHFWQHRMALDRRNYRQLVDTTVELANKVGAAEIISRIVDDLKDEAEQYRKMVMETIEKIMGNLGAADIDHKLEEQLIDGILYAFQEQTTEDSVMLNGFGTVVNALGKRVKPYLPQICGTVLWRLNNKSAKVRQQAADLISRTAVVMKTCQEEKLMGHLGVVLYEYLGEEYPEVLGSILGALKAIVNVIGMHKMTPPIKDLLPRLTPILKNRHEKVQENCIDLVGRIADRGAEYVSAREWMRICFELLELLKAHKKAIRRATVNTFGYIAKAIGPHDVLATLLNNLKVQERQNRVCTTVAIAIVAETCSPFTVLPALMNEYRVPELNVQNGVLKSLSFLFEYIGEMGKDYIYAVTPLLEDALMDRDLVHRQTASAVVQHMSLGVYGFGCEDSLNHLLNYVWPNVFETSPHVIQAVMGALEGLRVAIGPCRMLQYCLQGLFHPARKVRDVYWKIYNSIYIGSQDALIAHYPRIYNDDKNTYIRYELDYIL
- the Sf3b1 gene encoding splicing factor 3B subunit 1 isoform X3, whose amino-acid sequence is MAKIAKTHEDIEAQIREIQGKKAALDEAQGVGLDSTGYYDQEIYGGSDSRFAGYVTSIAATELEDDDDDYSSSTSLLGQKKPGYHAPVALLNDIPQSTEQYDPFAEHRPPKIADREDEYKKHRRTMIISPERLDPFADGGKTPDPKMNARTYMDVMREQHLTKEEREIRQQLAEKAKAGELKVVNGAAASQPPSKRKRRWDQTADQTPGATPKKLSSWDQAETPGHTPSLRWDETPGRAKGSETPGATPGSKIWDPTPSHTPAGAATPGRGDTPGHATPGHGGATSSARKNRWDETPKTERDTPGHGSGWAETPRTDRGGDSIGETPTPGASKRKSRWDETPASQMGGSTPVLTPGKTPIGTPAMNMATPTPGHIMSMTPEQLQAWRWEREIDERNRPLSDEELDAMFPEGYKVLPPPAGYVPIRTPARKLTATPTPLGGMTGFHMQTEDRTMKSVNDQPSGNLPFLKPDDIQYFDKLLVDVDESTLSPEEQKERKIMKLLLKIKNGTPPMRKAALRQITDKAREFGAGPLFNQILPLLMSPTLEDQERHLLVKVIDRILYKLDDLVRPYVHKILVVIEPLLIDEDYYARVEGREIISNLAKAAGLATMISTMRPDIDNMDEYVRNTTARAFAVVASALGIPSLLPFLKAVCKSKKSWQARHTGIKIVQQIAILMGCAILPHLRSLVEIIEHGLVDEQQKVRTISALAIAALAEAATPYGIESFDSVLKPLWKGIRQHRGKGLAAFLKAIGYLIPLMDAEYANYYTREVMLILIREFQSPDEEMKKIVLKVVKQCCGTDGVEANYIKTEILPPFFKHFWQHRMALDRRNYRQLVDTTVELANKVGAAEIISRIVDDLKDEAEQYRKMVMETIEKIMGNLGAADIDHKLEEQLIDGILYAFQEQTTEDSVMLNGFGTVVNALGKRVKPYLPQICGTVLWRLNNKSAKVRQQAADLISRTAVVMKTCQEEKLMGHLGVVLYEYLGEEYPEVLGSILGALKAIVNVIGVNTIQVCPALQGDWRSLCFAVKG